The Cydia amplana chromosome 9, ilCydAmpl1.1, whole genome shotgun sequence genome includes a region encoding these proteins:
- the LOC134651002 gene encoding cytokine receptor, which translates to MERRTKNSGLRKGPHLSSWIWCMFIKVFCLPCIFSECFGNNITLSVQPPGDRRIFYGNPLEIFCVAEGGDVAEDLELLVNHVQLNTTIVNETTIRWYEERPEKQSTTFYCNNKRTNKKCSSKVVVDGYPQEVEEFTCLSKNLNELNCSWVPPKGNQLVVNYNLTFLVNDRAVLPCKVHDEVNASWCVWTTKTGPGVPLYRQQLDMYYFNLTSYNSFGSISQNFAIDHFSIVKPDPPTALEVVQNDSRSVTIQWKISNNMVDLLKGGVDHRIEYQISEIDNTTYFHKVDASDLPPKNRTYKYELSLPFAHWEYEVRIYIKPKKAKLDQYWSDYAFIMINTTSEKPPRPPKIAAGSFHQQPYLNHRLLKIYWSQLSDVEEAGANFTYRVVVWQGNKQQTLSPDNKSLSYVSLNASDDPLQVMVWSENDKGLSEDYSSLYIPSEDNTQDLHVESFTKLTHENGTNELSWQKINHNKIDNYTLFWCELKTTQTCTGRMNFTTLSPHISKHSINLPSTLYQFAISANKGFKSSGMTWAYCDIPKKGMEWYQIPVSLSHDSKSVDTTHVNLTWAVQCTFSAGFLRGYIIYYCPVIETSASCYDNRNYTKHIDNPDQKSVLIENLLPYTTYQFTIALDTASGIRQHNNTDRVTTLEDTPSSPTNIRIRDISHDSVNITWDPPEYKNGKILYYNITKTLSDGTTDYVIEDTFTHRQITGLQGLTNYTFAVKACNNAKNRCSSIVPKDGIHVRTRIGPPGRINSAPLYNYSLGTINWFAPGHVDLYQVMILKNKKEYELSNTTDLYIDTVACQGDEMSYQVRAINYDADQYHGVMGDPDYVELPVRTANGIDEYVGEWSQTYNMPCGQSGGLTLTLIILGVFLIVGVGYGSLKLYKKMKQMEDIKPVFPNGLNVPEKDLTKYGFGGWTQTNKDEKPSSDEMLLLPNSKSSISPVSPNVKQSIDNCDSSDHTDSTALSNNSEGHIDRQSSISDTASDSSLRDIEQGRDENASQGEASASETESSRESSPYLNDVAFKKNPNSGYVQSVMNPNTDLSSPSIKSPQEQAKSPVAASSSYVMAGLPPPIFTTGLLPSSPPPAGYVRADDPQARLMNLPKLGPSPTKLFGPESLPTLPLPSPKKGEGSSYIQLQCLESVPNLKVREQPKPAASGYVSPEDAVLNKHLNNMMAARAPVPDTPILLDPDMSPDAYCRFSWSKDPSIDNFNSILVDSSLTTPKN; encoded by the coding sequence ATGGAAAGAAGAACTAAAAACAGTGGCTTGCGCAAGGGCCCACACTTGAGCTCTTGGATATGGTGCATGTTTATCAAAGTTTTCTGCTTGCCGTGTATATTTTCGGAATGTTTCGGAAACAACATCACGTTATCTGTGCAGCCGCCTGGGGACCGGAGGATATTTTATGGGAATCCTTTGGAAATTTTCTGTGTAGCTGAAGGTGGGGATGTTGCTGAAGATCTAGAGTTGTTGGTGAATCATGTTCAACTGAATACTACAATAGTGAATGAAACTACTATCAGATGGTACGAGGAGAGACCAGAAAAACAGAGTACAACCTTTTATTGTAACAATAaaagaacaaataaaaaatgttcCAGTAAGGTGGTTGTGGACGGATACCCACAGGAGGTAGAAGAGTTCACATGTCTGTCCAAGAACCTTAATGAGCTCAATTGTTCCTGGGTACCGCCTAAAGGGAATCAGTTGGTAGTTAACTACAACTTAACCTTCTTGGTAAATGATAGAGCAGTGTTACCATGCAAAGTCCACGATGAAGTAAATGCAAGCTGGTGTGTGTGGACAACTAAAACCGGACCAGGAGTTCCCCTGTACAGGCAACAACTAGATATGTATTATTTCAACTTGACGTCCTACAATAGTTTTGGAAGCATTTCCCAAAACTTTGCGATTGACCATTTCTCAATAGTCAAACCTGACCCTCCTACAGCCTTAGAGGTTGTACAAAATGACTCTCGCAGTGTGACCATACAATGGAAAATATCTAATAATATGGTAGATTTGTTAAAGGGAGGGGTAGACCACCGAATTGAATATCAGATATCTGAAATTGATAATACAACATACTTTCACAAGGTTGATGCCTCTGACTTGCCACCTAAAAATAGGACATACAAATATGAATTAAGTTTGCCATTTGCACATTGGGAGTATGAAGTGAGAATCTACATTAAACCCAAGAAAGCTAAACTGGACCAATACTGGTCTGACTATGCATTTATAATGATCAATACAACTAGTGAGAAACCACCACGCCCACCTAAAATAGCTGCAGGCTCTTTCCACCAGCAGCCATATTTAAATCACCGACTCCTGAAAATCTATTGGTCCCAGTTGTCAGATGTTGAAGAAGCCGGTGCAAATTTTACATATAGAGTGGTTGTCTGGCAAGGAAACAAACAACAAACTTTATCTCCTGATAACAAGAGCTTGAGCTATGTCAGCCTTAATGCATCTGATGATCCCCTGCAGGTGATGGTGTGGTCAGAGAATGATAAGGGTCTCTCTGAAGACTACAGCTCTCTTTATATTCCTTCAGAGGATAACACACAAGATTTGCATGTAGAATCATTCACCAAACTAACACATGAAAATGGCACTAATGAGTTGTCTTGGCAAAAAATTAATCACAACAAAATTGACAACTACACTCTATTTTGGTGTGAGCTGAAGACTACACAAACTTGTACAGGGCGTATGAACTTCACAACTTTATCACCACACATCAGCAAACATTCAATAAATTTGCCCTCAACATTGTACCAATTTGCTATCTCTGCTAATAAAGGCTTCAAGAGTAGTGGTATGACATGGGCCTACTGTGATATCCCTAAAAAGGGAATGGAGTGGTATCAAATTCCTGTGTCATTGTCACATGATAGTAAATCAGTGGATACCACACATGTTAACCTGACTTGGGCAGTTCAGTGCACATTCTCTGCTGGTTTTTTAAGAGGATACATCATCTATTATTGTCCAGTTATTGAGACCAGTGCATCCTGCTATGATAATAGAAATTATACTAAACATATTGATAATCCAGATCAAAAAAGTGTCTTAATAGAAAACCTCTTGCCATACACAACTTATCAGTTTACTATTGCCCTTGACACAGCTTCTGGTATCAGGCAACATAACAATACAGACCGTGTGACCACTTTAGAAGACACCCCATCAAGTCCTACAAATATCAGGATAAGGGACATCTCACATGATTCTGTGAATATCACGTGGGATCCGCCAGAGTACAAGAATGGAAAAATTCTTTATTACAATATTACAAAAACATTGTCTGATGGGACCACAGATTATGTGATAGAGGATACCTTCACACATCGTCAGATCACTGGCCTGCAAGGTCTCACTAATTATACATTTGCAGTGAAAGCCTGTAACAATGCTAAAAATCGCTGCTCCAGTATTGTTCCCAAAGATGGGATTCATGTGAGAACAAGAATTGGGCCTCCAGGGAGAATAAACAGTGCACCCCTTTATAATTACTCTTTGGGAACCATTAATTGGTTCGCTCCAGGTCATGTTGATCTCTATCAAGTCATgatactaaaaaataaaaaagaatatgaGCTTAGTAACACAACAGATCTGTACATTGATACAGTGGCTTGTCAAGGTGATGAAATGTCTTATCAAGTAAGAGCAATAAATTATGATGCAGATCAATATCATGGAGTGATGGGTGATCCGGATTATGTAGAACTACCTGTAAGAACTGCCAACGGTATTGATGAATATGTAGGTGAATGGAGTCAAACATACAACATGCCTTGTGGCCAATCTGGAGGTCTCACATTGACACTCATAATTCTGGGAGTATTTTTAATTGTCGGCGTTGGCTATGGATCACTGAAACTCTATAAGAAAATGAAACAAATGGAAGACATAAAACCCGTATTCCCCAACGGCTTAAATGTTCCGGAAAAAGATTTAACGAAATACGGTTTCGGCGGCTGGACCCAAACCAACAAAGACGAGAAACCATCGTCAGATGAAATGCTGCTTCTGCCTAATAGCAAAAGCAGCATCTCTCCCGTATCGCCTAATGTCAAACAGAGTATCGACAACTGTGATTCAAGCGACCATACGGATAGTACCGCATTATCCAATAATTCTGAAGGCCATATCGACAGACAGTCCTCAATATCAGATACCGCCTCGGATTCTTCATTACGAGACATAGAACAAGGGAGGGATGAAAACGCAAGCCAAGGGGAGGCTTCCGCGTCGGAAACTGAAAGCTCGCGCGAGAGTTCTCCGTACTTGAATGACGTGGCGTTCAAGAAGAACCCAAACAGTGGGTATGTGCAGTCTGTAATGAATCCCAATACCGATCTGAGTTCACCATCAATCAAGAGCCCGCAGGAGCAAGCGAAGTCGCCCGTGGCTGCGAGCTCGAGCTACGTAATGGCGGGTCTGCCGCCGCCGATCTTCACGACGGGCCTGTTGCCGTCGAGCCCGCCGCCCGCGGGCTACGTGCGCGCGGACGACCCGCAGGCTAGGCTAATGAACTTGCCAAAACTCGGCCCGTCGCCGACGAAACTCTTCGGTCCGGAGAGCTTGCCGACACTACCCTTGCCTTCACCTAAAAAAGGCGAAGGTTCTAGCTATATTCAACTGCAGTGCTTAGAGTCGGTGCCGAACTTAAAGGTCCGCGAGCAGCCAAAGCCGGCGGCGAGCGGATACGTCAGCCCAGAAGATGCCGTGCTCAACAAGCACCTAAACAACATGatggcggcgcgcgcgccggtgCCGGACACGCCTATTCTACTCGATCCAGACATGAGTCCCGATGCCTATTGCCGCTTTTCCTGGAGCAAAGACCCTTCCATTGACAATTTTAATTCAATACTCGTTGATTCAAGTTTGACCACTCCCAAAAACTGA